In one window of Meiothermus sp. DNA:
- the ruvA gene encoding Holliday junction branch migration protein RuvA, producing MIRYLKGMVLKKSQSSAVLLVGGVGLEASCPASTLAQLNEGQESILHTKLVVREDDLSLFGFSDERSLELFELLLSVSGVGPKVALNLLSSQTPALLARALAEGDLRLLTAAQGVGKKLAERIALELRGKVPAHLMGEGGAIVRTAHTEEAELALITLGFRESQVRSLVAEIAQKNPEAGTQELIKLALKALR from the coding sequence GTGATTCGCTACCTCAAAGGAATGGTACTCAAAAAGAGCCAGAGTAGCGCTGTATTGCTGGTAGGGGGTGTGGGTTTGGAGGCCAGTTGTCCCGCCTCGACGCTGGCCCAGCTCAACGAAGGGCAGGAATCCATCCTGCACACCAAACTGGTGGTACGGGAGGACGACCTTTCGCTCTTTGGATTTAGCGACGAACGCAGCCTGGAGCTATTTGAACTACTGCTCTCGGTCTCGGGGGTAGGGCCTAAAGTGGCCCTCAACCTGCTCTCCTCGCAAACCCCGGCCCTGCTGGCCCGCGCCCTAGCCGAGGGCGACCTGCGCCTCTTAACGGCAGCCCAAGGGGTCGGCAAGAAGCTGGCCGAGCGGATTGCCCTCGAGCTGCGCGGCAAGGTACCCGCCCACCTGATGGGCGAAGGAGGAGCCATCGTTCGCACCGCCCATACCGAGGAGGCCGAGCTGGCCCTGATCACACTGGGTTTCCGCGAGAGCCAGGTGCGGAGCTTGGTAGCCGAAATTGCCCAGAAAAACCCCGAAGCAGGTACGCAGGAACTCATTAAACTGGCCTTGAAGGCACTGCGCTAA
- a CDS encoding malate dehydrogenase, with amino-acid sequence MKSPVRVAVTGAAGQIGYSLLFRIASGEMLGKDQPVILQLLEITPALKALNGVIMELEDCAFPTLAGVVPTDDPNVAFGDADYALLVGAMPRKQGMERADLLQANGAIFTAQGRALSDNARKHVKVLVVGNPANTNALITYKNAPNLSPRQIHAMTRLDHNRAISQLAARLKVPVSEIKKMTIWGNHSVTQYPDLYHCEVGGKSAYELVGDHDWYANVYIPKVAKRGAEIIEARGASSAASAASAAIDHMRDWALGTPQGDWVSMAIPSDGSYGIPEGLVYSYPCVCRNGDFEIVQGLDINEFSRSKMDATARELAEERDAVLQLGLIK; translated from the coding sequence ATGAAATCCCCTGTGCGTGTGGCGGTGACCGGTGCTGCCGGTCAGATTGGCTATAGTTTGCTGTTCCGTATTGCTTCCGGTGAAATGCTGGGCAAAGACCAGCCGGTTATCTTGCAACTTCTAGAAATTACCCCAGCCCTCAAAGCCCTCAATGGGGTGATTATGGAGTTGGAAGATTGCGCCTTCCCCACCCTGGCTGGGGTCGTACCCACCGACGACCCCAACGTGGCCTTTGGGGATGCCGACTATGCCCTGCTGGTCGGGGCCATGCCGCGCAAGCAGGGTATGGAGCGGGCCGACTTGCTCCAGGCCAATGGGGCCATCTTCACCGCCCAGGGCCGCGCCCTCTCCGACAACGCCCGCAAGCATGTCAAGGTGCTGGTAGTAGGCAACCCCGCCAACACCAACGCCCTGATTACCTACAAAAACGCTCCCAACCTCTCCCCCCGCCAGATTCACGCCATGACCCGCCTCGACCACAACCGGGCCATCTCCCAACTGGCGGCCCGACTCAAGGTGCCGGTCAGCGAAATCAAAAAAATGACCATCTGGGGCAACCACTCGGTCACGCAGTACCCCGACCTGTACCACTGCGAAGTAGGGGGCAAAAGCGCCTATGAGCTGGTGGGCGATCACGACTGGTACGCCAATGTCTACATTCCCAAGGTAGCCAAGCGTGGGGCGGAGATTATCGAAGCCCGTGGCGCTTCCTCGGCGGCGTCGGCAGCCAGTGCGGCCATTGATCACATGCGCGACTGGGCCCTGGGTACCCCGCAAGGCGACTGGGTGAGCATGGCCATCCCCTCCGACGGCTCGTATGGTATCCCCGAGGGGCTGGTGTACAGCTACCCCTGCGTCTGCAGGAACGGTGACTTTGAGATTGTTCAAGGGCTGGACATCAACGAATTTAGCCGCAGCAAGATGGACGCCACCGCCAGGGAACTGGCCGAAGAGCGGGATGCGGTGTTACAGCTCGGGCTGATTAAATAG
- a CDS encoding cytoplasmic protein, giving the protein MAYPEAHRHSARHRAEVLQSELCGCFYCLRIFTPSEIEEWVDEGQTALCPYCGMDAVLGSASGVHLSEDFLSQMRERYF; this is encoded by the coding sequence ATGGCATATCCAGAAGCCCATCGGCATTCCGCCCGCCACCGCGCGGAGGTTTTGCAGAGCGAGCTGTGTGGCTGCTTCTACTGCCTGCGTATTTTTACCCCCAGCGAAATCGAAGAATGGGTGGATGAAGGCCAGACTGCGCTATGCCCCTATTGCGGCATGGATGCTGTGCTGGGCTCGGCTTCGGGTGTACATCTGAGCGAAGATTTCCTGAGCCAGATGCGGGAGCGCTATTTCTAA
- a CDS encoding NAD-dependent malic enzyme, whose amino-acid sequence MTVSRYYDVKRDERGKRYLEPFIEGSLLLGLPLLNKGTAFTHEERKALKLEGLLPPHVTSLEEQKERNYRRYRLIENDLEKHIFLRNLQDRNEVLFFALFADHMSEMLPILYTPTVGEAVKQFSHIYRYPRGFAASTDNIHDIDQALANVPLNDVRLAVATDSSAILGIGDQGFGGMAISIGKLAIYTAAGGLGPDKALPIELDVGTNRADLINDPLYLGVRHRRLSGEEYYAFMDRFVEAFCRRYPNAVMQWEDFGKDTAFAVLERYRKVLPSFNDDIQGTGAVTLAGVLSACRIKGEQLSDQRILVYGAGAGGVGVAQAMLDGLMREGLSEAQALDRIFVLDSKGLLLSNRSMEAYKQKFAKDPALIQNWRVEGDAPNLYETILNAQITVLLGLSGQPGSFSEPIVQAVRAHTDRPIIFPLSNPTSSSEAIPEDILRWTNGKALVAAGSPFEPVELDGQVYPIGQGNNAFVFPGLGFGTVLSKAREVSDAMVLEAAYTLYDYTSKHHPERIYPPTSELREVSQFVASRVIRQAMKEGLAREERLKGLGMEAIQAYVAERFWQPRYLPYKPAVSNP is encoded by the coding sequence ATGACAGTAAGCCGCTATTACGACGTAAAGCGCGACGAGCGGGGCAAGCGTTACCTGGAGCCTTTCATTGAAGGTTCACTGCTGTTGGGGCTGCCCCTTCTGAACAAAGGAACTGCTTTTACCCACGAGGAGCGCAAAGCCCTCAAACTCGAGGGGCTGTTGCCGCCGCATGTGACCAGCCTCGAGGAGCAAAAAGAGCGTAACTACCGCCGCTATCGCCTGATTGAAAACGATCTGGAAAAGCACATCTTCCTGCGCAACCTGCAAGATCGCAATGAGGTGCTGTTTTTTGCCCTTTTTGCCGACCACATGAGTGAGATGCTTCCCATTCTCTACACCCCCACGGTCGGAGAGGCGGTCAAGCAGTTTTCCCACATCTATCGGTACCCCCGCGGTTTTGCTGCTTCCACCGACAACATCCACGATATTGACCAGGCCCTCGCCAACGTGCCCCTCAACGATGTGCGCCTGGCTGTAGCGACCGATTCCTCGGCCATTTTGGGCATCGGCGACCAGGGCTTTGGGGGTATGGCCATCTCTATCGGCAAGCTGGCCATCTATACGGCCGCCGGTGGGCTGGGCCCCGACAAGGCCCTTCCCATCGAACTCGACGTAGGCACTAACCGCGCCGACCTAATCAACGACCCCCTGTACCTGGGGGTGCGCCACCGCAGGCTTTCGGGCGAAGAGTACTATGCCTTTATGGATCGCTTTGTGGAAGCCTTCTGTAGGCGTTACCCCAATGCGGTCATGCAGTGGGAAGACTTTGGCAAGGATACGGCTTTTGCTGTACTCGAGCGCTACCGCAAGGTGCTTCCCTCCTTCAACGACGACATCCAGGGCACCGGGGCGGTTACCCTGGCCGGGGTCTTGTCGGCTTGCCGCATCAAGGGCGAACAACTTTCCGACCAGCGCATTCTGGTGTATGGGGCGGGAGCAGGAGGGGTGGGTGTGGCCCAGGCCATGCTCGACGGTCTGATGCGCGAAGGCTTGAGCGAGGCACAAGCCCTGGACCGCATATTTGTCCTGGACTCCAAAGGTTTGCTGCTGAGCAACCGCAGTATGGAAGCCTACAAACAAAAGTTCGCCAAAGACCCCGCCCTCATTCAGAACTGGCGGGTCGAGGGCGATGCACCCAACCTGTACGAGACCATACTCAATGCCCAAATCACCGTTCTTCTGGGTCTTTCGGGTCAGCCGGGTTCGTTTTCCGAGCCTATCGTGCAGGCGGTGCGGGCGCACACCGACCGCCCCATCATCTTCCCGTTGTCCAACCCCACCAGCTCGTCGGAGGCCATTCCGGAAGACATCCTTCGCTGGACGAACGGCAAGGCCCTGGTGGCAGCCGGGAGCCCCTTTGAACCGGTGGAACTGGATGGACAGGTCTATCCCATTGGGCAGGGCAACAATGCCTTTGTATTTCCGGGGTTGGGTTTTGGTACGGTGCTTTCCAAGGCCCGGGAAGTCTCCGATGCTATGGTGCTAGAAGCCGCCTACACCCTTTACGACTACACCAGCAAGCATCACCCTGAGCGCATCTATCCCCCCACCTCGGAACTGCGTGAGGTGAGCCAGTTTGTGGCCTCGAGGGTGATTCGCCAGGCTATGAAGGAGGGCCTGGCCCGTGAAGAACGCCTGAAGGGGCTGGGTATGGAGGCCATTCAAGCCTATGTGGCCGAGCGCTTCTGGCAGCCCCGGTACTTGCCTTACAAACCCGCGGTGAGCAACCCATAG
- a CDS encoding aspartate kinase, which produces MALIVQKYGGTSVGDLERIHKVAQRIHHYLEKGHQIAVVVSAMGRMTDELIALAKRVNKRPPQRELDMLTTIGEQQSVALLSMQLNAMGIPARGFTQHQIGITTDGRFGDARILRVEPTLIQQALGRGEVAVVAGFMGTTPEGELTTLGRGGSDTTAVALAAALGAHECEIFTDTEGVYTTDPHAIPEAQKLNKIGYDQMLEMAALGARVLHPRSVYYGKRYGVKIHVRSSFSYNPGTIVTEDGMELDRPVTGVALDDEIAQIGLVGIPDRPGIAAQVFEALARKGVAVDMIIQGVPGHEASRTQMAFTVNQDFADEAMEALEPVLAEIGGEAQLRRDVCKISIVGVALASTPGIPARMFQALSSVGANIDMIATSEVRISAIIPLQSAEAALRAVHSAFELDKPIAS; this is translated from the coding sequence ATGGCGCTGATTGTCCAGAAATACGGTGGAACAAGCGTGGGCGACCTCGAGCGCATCCATAAGGTTGCCCAGCGCATCCACCATTACCTCGAGAAAGGCCACCAGATTGCGGTGGTGGTCTCGGCCATGGGCCGCATGACCGACGAGCTGATTGCCCTGGCCAAGCGGGTCAATAAACGCCCTCCCCAACGTGAACTCGATATGCTCACTACCATTGGCGAGCAGCAGTCGGTGGCGTTGCTCTCGATGCAACTCAACGCCATGGGCATACCCGCAAGGGGGTTTACCCAGCACCAGATCGGCATCACCACCGATGGGCGCTTTGGCGATGCCCGCATTTTGCGGGTCGAGCCCACCCTGATCCAGCAAGCCCTGGGCAGGGGAGAAGTGGCGGTGGTGGCAGGCTTCATGGGCACCACCCCCGAGGGCGAGCTCACCACCTTAGGGCGGGGGGGCTCCGACACCACCGCGGTGGCGCTGGCGGCGGCCTTAGGGGCTCACGAGTGCGAAATCTTCACCGATACCGAAGGGGTTTATACCACCGACCCCCACGCCATTCCGGAGGCCCAGAAGCTCAACAAAATTGGCTACGACCAGATGCTGGAAATGGCCGCCCTGGGGGCGCGGGTGCTGCACCCACGGTCGGTTTACTATGGCAAACGCTACGGAGTAAAAATCCATGTGCGCAGCAGCTTTTCCTATAACCCTGGCACCATTGTTACGGAGGATGGCATGGAACTCGATCGCCCAGTGACGGGGGTGGCCCTCGACGACGAAATTGCCCAGATTGGCCTGGTAGGGATTCCCGACCGGCCCGGCATTGCGGCCCAAGTTTTTGAAGCGTTGGCCCGCAAAGGTGTGGCCGTGGACATGATTATCCAGGGGGTTCCCGGTCACGAGGCCAGCCGTACCCAGATGGCCTTTACCGTCAACCAGGACTTTGCCGACGAGGCTATGGAGGCCCTCGAGCCCGTTCTGGCCGAAATTGGCGGAGAAGCTCAGTTGCGCCGTGATGTATGCAAAATTTCCATTGTGGGGGTAGCCCTGGCCTCCACCCCCGGCATTCCGGCCCGCATGTTCCAGGCACTTTCTAGTGTGGGGGCCAACATCGACATGATCGCTACCAGTGAGGTACGGATATCCGCCATTATTCCCTTGCAATCTGCCGAGGCCGCCTTAAGGGCCGTGCACAGCGCTTTTGAGCTGGATAAGCCCATCGCGAGCTAG
- the hspR gene encoding heat shock protein transcriptional repressor HspR, fused homodimer type codes for MDKKDRPVYIISVAAELVDMHPQTLRLYERKGLIQPKRSGGKTRLYSERDVEKLREIRRLTQELGVNLAGVEEIMKLREELWTLEQRFREEAERLKVELGEKLEALKTPPALPAPGEGKKKINEKERPVYIISVAAELVGMHPQTLRLYEREGLVAPSRTSGKTRLYSERDVEKLKEIRRLTQELGVNLAGVEEIIRLRDELDIQQNRLESEIARLRLALLRELKPQNSEQKKTKTTAS; via the coding sequence ATGGACAAAAAAGACCGCCCGGTGTACATCATTTCGGTTGCTGCCGAACTGGTGGATATGCACCCCCAGACCCTGCGGCTGTACGAGCGTAAAGGCCTCATTCAGCCCAAGCGTTCGGGGGGCAAGACCCGTTTGTACTCCGAACGGGATGTCGAGAAACTCCGGGAAATCCGCCGACTGACCCAGGAACTCGGGGTCAACCTGGCGGGGGTGGAAGAGATCATGAAACTGCGCGAAGAGCTATGGACGCTCGAGCAGCGCTTTCGGGAGGAAGCCGAGCGCCTCAAGGTAGAACTCGGCGAGAAGCTCGAAGCCTTAAAGACCCCCCCAGCCCTGCCTGCCCCCGGCGAGGGCAAGAAAAAAATCAACGAGAAGGAGCGGCCGGTCTATATCATTTCGGTGGCCGCCGAGCTTGTGGGCATGCACCCCCAGACCCTGCGCCTGTATGAGCGGGAGGGTCTGGTTGCGCCCAGCCGTACCTCCGGCAAGACCCGCCTCTACTCTGAGCGGGATGTGGAAAAACTAAAGGAAATTCGCCGCCTTACGCAAGAATTGGGCGTTAACCTGGCCGGGGTAGAGGAGATCATTCGCCTGCGTGACGAGCTGGATATCCAGCAAAACCGCCTCGAGTCGGAAATTGCCCGCCTGCGCCTGGCCCTGTTGCGTGAGCTGAAGCCACAAAATAGCGAACAAAAGAAAACGAAAACCACGGCAAGCTAG
- a CDS encoding phosphoribosyltransferase, protein MSESQGYSGKQYLSWQDITNLVSRLLGQVNPNDFDCILAVTRGGMIPACLVSEATDQRNILTAAVMFYTDVGETIKDPVFLQFPSDSLLYGKRILIVDDVWDSGKTAVAVRERIKMAGGQPQVAVLHYKPSKSQFPGDAPDYYAAETDAWIVYPWDPAQGWTTLGQGAGQA, encoded by the coding sequence ATGAGCGAATCCCAAGGCTATTCGGGCAAACAGTACCTGAGTTGGCAGGACATCACCAACCTGGTTTCCAGGCTGCTGGGCCAGGTCAACCCCAACGACTTCGACTGCATTCTGGCTGTTACCCGGGGCGGCATGATTCCGGCCTGTTTGGTCTCCGAGGCCACCGACCAGCGCAACATCCTGACTGCGGCGGTGATGTTTTATACCGACGTGGGCGAGACCATCAAAGACCCCGTTTTTCTGCAGTTTCCCTCCGATAGCCTGCTCTACGGCAAGCGCATTCTGATTGTGGACGATGTTTGGGACTCGGGCAAAACCGCCGTAGCGGTGCGGGAGCGCATCAAGATGGCAGGCGGTCAGCCGCAGGTGGCGGTGCTGCACTACAAGCCCAGCAAAAGCCAGTTCCCCGGCGACGCCCCCGACTACTACGCTGCCGAGACCGACGCCTGGATTGTGTACCCCTGGGATCCGGCCCAGGGCTGGACAACCTTAGGCCAGGGGGCCGGTCAAGCCTGA
- the murJ gene encoding murein biosynthesis integral membrane protein MurJ: MSRIVRNTLLVMAGTLSSRLLGQVRQTILTNLPLSDTLKDAFWVAYRIPNLLRELLAEGAIQNALIPVLTSLPAEEARVFARRFGAFLLGINLVILGLGLLFAPQIAGVLLWLAELSLAQASPLRDPVVFEQLVLLIRLVMPFLLSISMASLFSSMLQSGERFGITSFSPIAFNVGSIVLMLLFPGSVVALGLSVTLGGALQALVQLPALRGYGLEFKWHPAFRLALTRIGPFAFTTSVRQFLNLVLLGILAAYPSAAVTGFQNGELIFTTALGLLAVSPAMAAFPRLSALAGGGDLTAARELLRRMMARLAVPLAFAAAMMVALAPWVVGTLYAITANFSDANRAFTTQTVMALGLALLPWGLNQLLLRGFYAVGQVGQAVSVTVMVALLNTFGYWLLREQGLFVLNLATAVAGWLGLAIYTRRLQAFQMVTPAEVGRVVGKTVLAATPAGWVSYIVAMQFGIPTFFLHNLLPLALGGLAGLVVFIGLAYALRLPLKLR; this comes from the coding sequence ATGTCTCGCATCGTTCGCAACACTCTCCTGGTCATGGCCGGTACCCTGTCCAGTCGCCTTCTGGGCCAGGTACGCCAGACCATCCTGACCAACCTGCCCCTGTCCGACACCCTCAAGGACGCCTTCTGGGTGGCGTACCGCATTCCCAACTTGCTGCGCGAGCTGCTGGCCGAAGGGGCCATCCAGAACGCCCTGATTCCGGTACTCACCAGCCTGCCAGCTGAAGAGGCGCGGGTGTTCGCCCGGCGGTTCGGGGCCTTTTTGCTGGGCATTAATTTGGTCATTCTGGGCCTGGGTCTACTCTTTGCCCCCCAAATTGCGGGTGTCCTGCTTTGGCTGGCCGAGCTTTCCCTGGCCCAGGCCAGCCCCTTGCGCGACCCGGTTGTTTTCGAGCAGCTGGTGCTCCTGATAAGGCTGGTGATGCCTTTTTTGCTTTCCATCTCGATGGCTTCGCTTTTTTCTTCGATGCTCCAGTCGGGTGAGCGCTTTGGTATTACCAGCTTTAGCCCCATTGCCTTCAATGTGGGCTCTATCGTGCTTATGCTGCTTTTTCCCGGCAGCGTGGTCGCGCTGGGCCTCTCGGTCACGCTGGGGGGCGCGCTGCAAGCCCTGGTGCAGCTTCCCGCCCTAAGGGGGTATGGGCTCGAGTTCAAATGGCATCCGGCCTTCCGCTTAGCCCTCACCCGCATCGGGCCTTTTGCCTTCACCACCTCCGTACGGCAGTTTCTGAACCTGGTCTTGCTTGGCATTCTGGCCGCCTACCCCTCGGCGGCGGTCACGGGCTTCCAGAACGGCGAACTCATCTTTACCACTGCGCTGGGCTTGCTGGCCGTCTCGCCCGCCATGGCCGCCTTTCCCCGGCTCTCTGCACTGGCGGGCGGCGGCGACCTAACGGCAGCCCGCGAGTTGCTCCGTCGCATGATGGCCCGGCTGGCGGTACCCCTGGCCTTCGCAGCCGCCATGATGGTCGCGCTGGCCCCCTGGGTGGTGGGGACGCTTTATGCCATCACCGCAAACTTCTCCGACGCCAACCGGGCCTTTACCACCCAGACCGTAATGGCACTGGGCCTGGCCTTGCTGCCCTGGGGCTTGAATCAACTGCTGCTTCGCGGCTTTTACGCGGTGGGGCAGGTGGGCCAGGCGGTCAGCGTGACGGTAATGGTGGCGCTGCTGAACACCTTTGGCTACTGGCTGTTGCGCGAACAGGGGCTGTTTGTGCTGAACCTGGCCACGGCAGTTGCTGGCTGGCTGGGCCTGGCGATTTACACCCGGCGCTTGCAGGCTTTTCAAATGGTAACCCCTGCCGAGGTAGGGCGGGTGGTGGGAAAAACCGTACTGGCTGCCACCCCCGCAGGCTGGGTATCCTACATAGTAGCGATGCAGTTTGGAATTCCGACCTTTTTTTTGCATAACCTCCTACCGCTGGCCCTGGGGGGTTTGGCGGGTTTGGTCGTATTTATTGGGCTGGCCTATGCGCTCCGGCTTCCGCTGAAGCTACGGTGA
- a CDS encoding cupin domain-containing protein: MSVFPEWFKAFKQVEIWPGMDMAVLSGHKGQVGFAQVQEETFVPEHAHDGQWGVVLEGEVEFVMGGERKVFRKGDYYHIPGGVPHSARLAAGTAFIDVWENERFPAERLK; encoded by the coding sequence ATGAGCGTCTTTCCAGAGTGGTTCAAAGCCTTCAAGCAGGTAGAAATCTGGCCCGGCATGGACATGGCGGTGCTCTCGGGGCACAAGGGGCAGGTGGGATTTGCCCAGGTGCAGGAGGAAACCTTTGTCCCCGAGCACGCCCACGACGGCCAGTGGGGCGTGGTGCTGGAGGGTGAGGTGGAGTTCGTGATGGGCGGCGAGCGAAAGGTCTTTCGCAAAGGCGATTATTATCATATTCCCGGTGGCGTGCCCCACAGCGCCAGGCTGGCCGCAGGTACCGCCTTTATCGACGTCTGGGAGAACGAGCGGTTTCCGGCAGAGCGGCTCAAGTAA
- a CDS encoding enoyl-CoA hydratase-related protein — protein sequence MYENILVETHGRVGLVKLNRPRQLNALNTATLRELAQAVGAFEQDEAIGAMVITGNERAFAAGADIAEFQQTSLAELMQGLRADQYETLRKVRKPLIAAVSGFAYGGGCELAMLCDLIVASDTARFAQPEINLGIIPGGGGTQRLTRQVGKYLAMEVILAGRVLSAWEALQHGLVNKVVPVELYLEETLELAQAIAERAPLAARLAKDAVNRAQDMSLENGLGLERSNFLIAFGSEDKHEGTTAFVQKRRPVWKGK from the coding sequence ATGTACGAGAACATTCTGGTCGAAACCCACGGGCGCGTAGGCTTGGTGAAGCTCAACCGACCCAGGCAACTCAACGCCCTCAATACCGCCACCCTCCGCGAACTGGCCCAGGCCGTTGGGGCCTTCGAGCAGGACGAGGCCATCGGCGCTATGGTTATCACCGGCAACGAACGGGCCTTTGCCGCCGGGGCCGACATCGCCGAGTTTCAGCAAACCAGCCTGGCCGAGCTGATGCAGGGGCTCCGGGCAGACCAGTACGAGACCCTGCGCAAGGTTCGCAAACCCCTGATTGCAGCCGTTTCGGGGTTTGCCTACGGCGGGGGCTGCGAACTGGCCATGCTCTGCGACCTGATTGTGGCCTCCGACACCGCCCGGTTTGCCCAGCCCGAGATCAACCTGGGCATCATTCCGGGTGGCGGGGGTACTCAGCGCCTCACCCGCCAGGTAGGCAAGTACCTGGCCATGGAAGTGATTCTGGCCGGAAGGGTGCTCTCGGCCTGGGAAGCCTTGCAACATGGTCTGGTAAACAAAGTAGTACCGGTGGAGCTGTACCTGGAAGAGACCCTCGAGCTGGCCCAGGCCATTGCAGAGCGGGCCCCCCTGGCGGCCCGACTGGCCAAGGATGCGGTGAACCGGGCACAGGACATGAGCCTGGAAAACGGACTGGGCCTCGAACGCAGCAACTTCCTGATTGCTTTCGGCAGCGAGGACAAACACGAGGGCACCACAGCTTTTGTGCAGAAGCGCAGGCCGGTATGGAAAGGTAAATAA
- a CDS encoding enoyl-CoA hydratase-related protein, whose product MSVLLKEFQEGILTLTLNRPEAINALTTEMLKELGQVLAKEAPAPEVRVVVLRGAGRGFCSGQDLREFEGQRISYKAHLRNYQSVVEGMASLEKPVMAAIHGAAAGAGLSLALACDLRVAAADAILTTGFSKIGLIPDAGMNYHLPRMVGYAKAFELEALSPRLGAEEALSLGLVNRVVPTEAFPAEVAKLAAELAQGPSKTYGLIKRALRRSASATLSEMLEYEALLQEVAGRTEDHQEGVQAFYQKRPARFRGR is encoded by the coding sequence ATGAGCGTCTTACTCAAGGAGTTCCAGGAGGGCATCCTGACCCTCACCCTGAACCGGCCCGAGGCCATCAACGCCCTGACCACAGAGATGCTAAAGGAGCTGGGCCAGGTGCTTGCCAAAGAAGCCCCCGCGCCCGAGGTGCGCGTGGTGGTGCTGCGGGGCGCAGGGCGCGGCTTTTGCTCGGGCCAGGACTTACGCGAATTCGAGGGCCAGCGCATTTCCTACAAGGCCCACCTGCGCAACTACCAGTCGGTGGTGGAGGGCATGGCCAGCCTGGAAAAGCCGGTGATGGCCGCCATTCATGGTGCGGCGGCGGGGGCCGGGCTCTCGCTGGCCCTGGCTTGCGACCTGCGGGTAGCGGCAGCCGATGCCATCCTGACCACCGGTTTTAGCAAGATTGGGCTAATCCCCGACGCCGGCATGAACTACCACCTGCCGCGCATGGTGGGCTATGCCAAGGCTTTTGAACTCGAGGCCCTCTCGCCCCGCCTGGGGGCCGAAGAGGCCCTGAGCCTGGGCCTGGTCAACCGAGTGGTACCCACCGAGGCTTTCCCCGCCGAGGTAGCCAAACTGGCCGCCGAGCTGGCCCAGGGGCCCAGCAAAACCTACGGCCTGATCAAGCGGGCCCTGCGGCGCAGCGCCAGCGCCACCCTGTCGGAGATGCTCGAGTACGAGGCTTTACTGCAAGAGGTAGCGGGCCGCACAGAAGACCACCAGGAGGGTGTGCAGGCTTTCTACCAAAAACGTCCCGCCCGCTTCCGGGGAAGGTAG